Proteins from a genomic interval of Ramlibacter algicola:
- the creC gene encoding two-component system sensor histidine kinase CreC, producing the protein MIAVSKRNRIFVGILLIYVVGIAFLLYRVLADLDPRYRESAEESLVETSQVLASLVEQDVISGAIDPSRLDPLFRSVYARQFQARIYGLTKEKVELRIYVTDRAGQVVYDSFGSNTGKDFSNWRDVKLGLKGEYGARTTPDVADDPLTSVMYVGAPVRAGNEIVGVVTVGKPVQSFGQFVDAARRKTLYVGLYSAAAVLLLAVIVSVWLVRPFGLIGDYVRYVRSQRRLNLPRLGRRALGVIGAAFDEMRDALAGRNYVADYVQTLTHEVKSPLSAIRGAAELLQEPGMPPEQRQKFLANITRETQRIQELVDRMMELTALESRRSLDHVEPVALAALLQEVVATAADAASTRQVHVQLAVQDDAEVDGDPFLLRRAVSNLLDNAVDFSPAQGVVQVTLRRRGRSAVIEVADQGPGIPDYAQDKVFEKFYSLARPQTKKKSTGLGLSFVREIAALHLGKVELVNAPEGGAVARLSVPVGTA; encoded by the coding sequence GTGATCGCCGTCAGCAAGCGCAACCGCATCTTCGTCGGCATCCTGCTGATCTACGTGGTCGGCATCGCGTTCCTGCTGTACCGCGTGCTGGCCGACCTGGACCCGCGCTACCGCGAGTCGGCCGAGGAGTCGCTGGTCGAGACCTCGCAGGTGCTGGCCAGCCTGGTGGAGCAGGACGTCATCTCCGGCGCCATCGACCCGTCGCGGCTGGATCCGCTGTTCCGCTCGGTCTACGCGCGCCAGTTCCAGGCCCGCATCTACGGCCTGACCAAGGAGAAGGTCGAACTGCGCATCTACGTCACCGACCGCGCGGGGCAGGTGGTCTACGACTCGTTCGGCAGCAACACGGGCAAGGATTTCTCCAACTGGCGCGACGTGAAGCTCGGGCTCAAGGGCGAGTACGGCGCGCGCACCACGCCCGACGTGGCCGACGACCCGCTGACGTCGGTGATGTACGTCGGCGCGCCGGTGCGTGCGGGCAACGAGATCGTCGGCGTGGTGACGGTGGGCAAGCCGGTGCAGAGCTTCGGCCAGTTCGTCGACGCGGCGCGGCGAAAGACGCTGTACGTCGGCCTGTATTCGGCGGCGGCCGTTCTGCTGCTGGCGGTGATCGTGTCGGTCTGGCTGGTGCGGCCGTTCGGGTTGATCGGCGACTACGTGCGCTACGTGCGGTCGCAGCGGCGGCTGAACCTGCCGCGGCTGGGACGCCGCGCGCTCGGCGTGATCGGCGCCGCGTTCGACGAGATGCGCGACGCGCTGGCCGGCCGCAACTACGTCGCCGACTACGTGCAGACGCTGACGCACGAGGTGAAGAGCCCGCTGTCGGCGATCCGCGGCGCCGCCGAACTGCTGCAGGAGCCGGGCATGCCGCCCGAGCAGCGGCAGAAGTTCCTGGCCAACATCACACGCGAAACGCAGCGCATCCAGGAGCTGGTCGACCGGATGATGGAGCTCACCGCGCTGGAGTCGCGGCGCTCGCTGGACCACGTCGAGCCGGTGGCGCTGGCGGCGCTGCTGCAGGAGGTGGTGGCGACGGCCGCCGATGCGGCCTCGACGCGGCAGGTGCACGTGCAGCTGGCGGTGCAGGACGACGCGGAGGTCGACGGCGACCCGTTCCTGCTGCGGCGCGCGGTGAGCAACCTGCTGGACAACGCCGTGGACTTCTCGCCGGCGCAAGGGGTCGTGCAGGTCACGCTGCGGCGCCGTGGCCGGTCGGCCGTGATCGAGGTGGCGGACCAGGGACCGGGGATTCCGGATTACGCGCAGGACAAGGTGTTCGAGAAGTTCTATTCGCTTGCCCGGCCGCAGACGAAGAAGAAGAGCACGGGCCTGGGGTTGTCGTTCGTGCGCGAGATTGCGGCCCTGCACCTGGGGAAGGTGGAGCTGGTGAATGCGCCCGAGGGTGGGGCGGTGGCGCGGTTGTCTGTGCCT
- the creB gene encoding two-component system response regulator CreB: protein MTKPRILVVEDESGIADTIQYVLATDGYQPVWCATAEQAMAEFQAQLPALAILDVGLPDRNGFELFKQLQALPGGADVPMLFLTARSDEIDRVVGLELGADDYIAKPFSPRELVARVRTILRRSNGRAPAAAAAAPAPVVPFAVDVEKRQIRYYGRPLELSRYEFGLLRLLVHKPGRVYTRDELLAQVWDDHSDSFDRTVDAHIKTLRAKLKAVAPNVEAIRTLRGTGYALAEDLPPAP from the coding sequence ATGACCAAACCCCGCATCCTCGTCGTCGAAGACGAATCCGGCATCGCCGACACGATCCAGTACGTGCTCGCGACCGACGGCTACCAGCCGGTGTGGTGCGCCACCGCCGAACAGGCGATGGCCGAATTCCAGGCGCAACTGCCAGCGCTGGCCATCCTCGACGTCGGCTTGCCGGACCGGAACGGCTTCGAGCTGTTCAAACAGCTGCAGGCGTTGCCCGGTGGCGCCGACGTGCCGATGCTGTTCCTCACCGCGCGCAGCGACGAGATCGACCGCGTGGTCGGCCTCGAACTGGGCGCCGACGACTACATCGCCAAGCCGTTCTCGCCGCGCGAGCTGGTCGCCCGGGTGCGCACGATCCTGCGGCGAAGCAACGGCCGCGCGCCGGCGGCCGCGGCGGCAGCGCCGGCACCCGTGGTGCCCTTCGCCGTCGACGTCGAGAAGCGCCAGATCCGTTACTACGGCCGCCCGCTGGAGCTCTCGCGCTACGAGTTCGGCCTCTTGCGCCTGCTGGTGCACAAGCCCGGCCGCGTCTACACGCGCGACGAATTGCTGGCGCAGGTGTGGGACGACCACAGCGACAGCTTCGATCGCACGGTCGACGCCCACATCAAGACGCTGCGTGCCAAGCTGAAGGCCGTGGCGCCCAACGTCGAGGCGATCCGCACGCTGCGCGGGACCGGCTACGCGCTGGCCGAGGACCTGCCGCCCGCGCCGTGA
- a CDS encoding selenium-binding protein SBP56-related protein, protein MDTLRPDPTFHPSPKLAMQAEKERLAYTALLSPDRSRPDALAVVDVDETSSTYGKVLSRAELPNRGDELHHFGWNACSSSLSPLTGHAFLQRRYLIVPGMRTSRMYIFDTQPDPTQPRLVKTIEPDEIRSKTGYSRPHTVHCGPEGIYVSTLGGGGTDGAIGPPGVFIMDCQTFEVLGRWEIDRGPQQLHYDFWWNLPRDYMVSSEWALPPQFEQGLVAEDLLGNKYGHRLHFWDLRDRRHVQTIDLGENHQMALEVRPAHDPTREYGFVGVVVDTTNLEASIWTWWREDGKFHARKTATVPAEPADAAKLPALLKGFGAVPPLVSDIDLSLDDRFLYVACWGTGELRQYDVSDPMAPRLAGSVRLGGIANRYGHPNGKPFGGGPQMTEISRDGRRVYFTNSLYSTWDAQFYPDGIPGVQVMCRVQPGGGMELDPGFYVEFGDGYGAHQVRLQGGDCSTDSFCYPSV, encoded by the coding sequence ATGGACACCCTGCGACCCGACCCGACGTTCCATCCCTCGCCCAAGCTGGCGATGCAGGCCGAGAAAGAACGCCTGGCGTACACGGCGCTGCTGTCGCCCGACCGCTCGCGGCCCGACGCGCTGGCCGTGGTCGACGTCGACGAGACATCGTCCACCTACGGCAAGGTGCTCAGCCGCGCGGAGCTGCCCAATCGCGGCGACGAGCTGCACCACTTCGGCTGGAACGCCTGCAGCTCCTCGCTGTCGCCGCTGACCGGCCATGCGTTCCTGCAGCGCCGCTACCTCATCGTGCCCGGCATGCGCACGTCGCGCATGTACATCTTCGACACCCAGCCCGACCCGACCCAGCCGCGCCTGGTCAAGACCATCGAGCCGGACGAGATCCGCAGCAAGACCGGCTACTCGCGCCCGCACACCGTGCACTGCGGCCCGGAGGGCATCTACGTGAGCACGCTGGGCGGCGGCGGCACCGACGGCGCGATCGGCCCGCCCGGCGTCTTCATCATGGACTGCCAGACCTTCGAGGTGCTGGGCCGCTGGGAGATCGACCGCGGCCCGCAGCAGCTGCACTACGACTTCTGGTGGAACCTGCCGCGCGACTACATGGTGTCCAGCGAGTGGGCACTGCCGCCGCAGTTCGAGCAGGGCCTGGTCGCCGAGGACCTCCTGGGCAACAAGTACGGCCACCGCCTGCACTTCTGGGACCTGCGCGATCGCCGCCACGTGCAGACGATCGACCTGGGCGAGAACCACCAGATGGCGCTGGAGGTGCGGCCCGCGCACGACCCGACGCGCGAGTACGGTTTCGTCGGCGTGGTCGTGGACACGACCAACCTGGAAGCCTCGATCTGGACCTGGTGGCGCGAGGACGGCAAGTTCCACGCCCGCAAGACCGCCACGGTGCCGGCGGAGCCGGCGGACGCTGCCAAGCTGCCGGCGTTGCTCAAGGGCTTCGGCGCGGTGCCGCCGCTGGTCAGCGACATCGACCTGTCGCTCGACGACCGCTTCCTCTATGTCGCCTGCTGGGGCACGGGCGAGCTGAGGCAGTACGACGTCAGCGACCCGATGGCGCCGCGCCTGGCCGGCAGCGTGCGCCTGGGCGGCATCGCCAACCGCTACGGCCATCCCAATGGCAAGCCCTTCGGCGGCGGCCCGCAGATGACGGAGATCAGCCGCGACGGCCGCCGCGTGTACTTCACCAACTCGCTGTACAGCACGTGGGACGCCCAGTTCTATCCCGATGGCATTCCGGGCGTGCAGGTGATGTGCCGAGTGCAGCCGGGCGGCGGCATGGAGCTGGACCCCGGCTTCTACGTCGAGTTCGGCGACGGCTACGGCGCCCACCAGGTGCGGCTGCAAGGCGGCGACTGCTCGACCGACTCCTTCTGCTACCCGTCGGTTTGA
- a CDS encoding DUF305 domain-containing protein yields the protein MDSTSSRIRRLATRALPGLALGALPLLAQAHVKWFAPYIVEAPPQRISETLHDPWFWTGIGLVLVFFLATRAIERTKLGEGILHGFDVVTGPLWSRNDDFMRFIIAAFFVAIFAVGGVYLTPDLKTSSEWVSWMQLVIAGLVFSRRTMPLAAAGIIGLWLLALSQYQLFHLLDYLALGVGVAAYLVLAASDNPEWNRYRFVVLRWGVAIALMWSSLEKFAYPDWFYPLVEEKPFLTFGMPRDAFIPMAGVAEFTMGFGLLWTALIRRLSALTLFIIFNMAVYPFGRLDMVGHALIMAVIVVIFADPTPQVRFAIRRTLSAIPVTLVATMAAFTMGYWGLHHALYEDDANAAVASAAARSTHTHDPERPHAALPAAEPKQEPAGHAGHGAPAAASSSTAQEAYLASMSRMHGDMEAGVRHPDADQAFVRGMIPHHRAAVDMAKIQLKYGKDPGMRQLAQQIIAAQEHEIADMQAWLKARD from the coding sequence ATGGATTCCACGAGCTCCCGCATCCGCCGCCTGGCGACGCGCGCGCTGCCCGGCCTCGCGCTCGGCGCGCTGCCGCTGCTGGCCCAGGCCCACGTCAAATGGTTCGCGCCCTACATCGTCGAGGCGCCGCCGCAGCGCATCAGCGAAACGCTGCACGACCCCTGGTTCTGGACCGGCATCGGGCTGGTGCTGGTGTTCTTCCTCGCCACGCGCGCCATCGAGCGCACGAAGCTGGGCGAAGGCATCCTGCACGGCTTCGACGTGGTGACCGGTCCGCTGTGGTCGCGCAACGACGACTTCATGCGCTTCATCATCGCGGCCTTCTTCGTCGCGATCTTCGCGGTCGGGGGCGTGTACCTCACGCCGGACCTGAAGACCTCGAGCGAGTGGGTCTCGTGGATGCAGCTGGTGATCGCCGGCCTGGTGTTCTCGCGCCGCACGATGCCGCTGGCTGCCGCCGGAATCATCGGGCTGTGGCTGCTGGCGCTGTCGCAGTACCAGCTGTTCCACCTGCTGGACTACCTGGCGCTCGGCGTCGGCGTCGCGGCCTACCTGGTGCTGGCCGCGTCGGACAACCCCGAGTGGAACCGGTACCGCTTCGTCGTCCTGCGGTGGGGCGTGGCCATCGCGCTGATGTGGTCCAGCCTGGAGAAGTTCGCCTATCCCGACTGGTTCTACCCGCTGGTGGAGGAGAAGCCTTTCCTCACGTTCGGCATGCCGCGCGACGCGTTCATCCCGATGGCGGGTGTCGCCGAGTTCACGATGGGCTTCGGCCTGCTGTGGACGGCGCTGATCCGGCGCCTGTCGGCGCTGACGCTGTTCATCATCTTCAACATGGCCGTGTACCCGTTCGGCCGGCTGGACATGGTGGGCCACGCGCTGATCATGGCGGTGATCGTGGTCATCTTCGCCGACCCGACGCCGCAGGTGCGCTTCGCGATCCGGCGGACGCTCAGCGCCATCCCGGTGACGCTGGTCGCGACGATGGCCGCCTTCACCATGGGCTACTGGGGCCTGCACCACGCGCTGTACGAGGACGACGCCAATGCCGCCGTCGCCTCCGCCGCGGCGCGCTCGACCCACACGCATGACCCCGAGCGGCCGCATGCGGCGCTGCCGGCGGCTGAACCGAAGCAGGAGCCCGCGGGGCACGCCGGCCACGGCGCGCCGGCGGCCGCTTCGAGCAGCACGGCACAGGAGGCCTACCTGGCCAGCATGTCGCGCATGCACGGCGACATGGAAGCCGGCGTGCGGCATCCGGATGCCGACCAGGCCTTCGTGCGCGGGATGATTCCGCACCACCGGGCCGCGGTGGACATGGCGAAGATCCAGCTGAAGTACGGCAAGGACCCGGGCATGCGCCAGCTCGCGCAGCAGATCATCGCGGCCCAGGAGCACGAGATCGCCGACATGCAGGCCTGGCTGAAGGCGCGCGACTAG
- a CDS encoding N5-glutamine methyltransferase family protein: MTSPDATVVQWQERGEARQARWRSESGWPAPKQVQLADDQLTADTAYRAACEGTALLWRGDFQNARQLLQALGRRLDRSSRKRPDAAASPADLFYRYRQEQGRRARVLGLLVVEVQGDHVIDLRRAPDLRVACTEAWGPPDGQPCVVALRELIGLVGAHEWRKNGVEVPVLGARIHPHYGVFSPVRGEYLDLVAKAPLPADKSLSWDIGTGTGVIAALLAKRGIERVVATDLSPRALACARDNIGRLHLQDRVEIVEADLFPQGTAPLIVCNPPWLPGKPSSLLDQAIFDPASRMLRSFLAGLRLHLAPGGEGWLVLSDLAEHLGLRTREDLLGWIAAGGLVVRERLDVRPRHPKAGDPTDPLAQARSREVTSLWRLAPG, from the coding sequence ATGACTTCACCGGACGCGACCGTCGTGCAATGGCAGGAGCGCGGCGAGGCGCGGCAGGCGCGCTGGCGGTCCGAATCGGGCTGGCCGGCGCCGAAGCAGGTGCAACTCGCCGACGACCAGCTCACCGCGGACACCGCGTACCGCGCGGCTTGCGAAGGCACGGCGCTGCTGTGGCGCGGCGATTTCCAGAACGCGCGGCAACTCCTGCAAGCGCTGGGACGGCGGCTCGATCGCTCGTCGCGCAAGCGGCCCGATGCGGCGGCATCGCCCGCCGACCTGTTCTACCGCTACCGCCAGGAGCAGGGCCGTCGCGCGCGCGTGCTCGGCTTGCTGGTGGTCGAAGTGCAGGGCGATCACGTGATCGACCTGCGGCGCGCGCCCGACCTGCGGGTCGCGTGCACCGAAGCATGGGGACCGCCGGACGGGCAGCCGTGCGTCGTCGCGTTGCGTGAACTGATCGGCCTGGTCGGCGCGCACGAGTGGCGCAAGAACGGCGTCGAGGTGCCGGTGCTCGGCGCCCGCATCCACCCGCACTACGGCGTGTTCTCGCCGGTGCGCGGCGAATACCTCGACCTGGTCGCGAAGGCGCCGCTGCCCGCGGACAAATCCCTGTCCTGGGACATCGGCACCGGCACCGGCGTGATCGCCGCCTTGCTCGCGAAGCGTGGCATCGAACGCGTCGTCGCGACCGACCTCAGCCCACGCGCGCTCGCTTGCGCGCGCGACAACATCGGCCGCTTGCACTTGCAAGACCGCGTCGAGATCGTCGAAGCCGACCTGTTCCCGCAAGGCACCGCGCCGCTGATCGTCTGCAACCCGCCCTGGCTGCCCGGCAAGCCCAGCAGCCTGCTGGACCAGGCGATCTTCGACCCGGCAAGTCGCATGTTGCGCAGCTTCCTGGCGGGATTGCGCTTGCATCTCGCGCCGGGCGGCGAGGGCTGGCTGGTGCTGTCGGACCTGGCGGAACACCTGGGCCTGCGCACGCGCGAGGATCTGCTTGGCTGGATCGCGGCGGGCGGCCTCGTCGTGCGCGAACGCCTCGACGTGCGGCCGCGCCATCCGAAGGCCGGCGATCCCACCGATCCACTGGCCCAGGCCCGCAGCCGCGAAGTCACTTCTCTGTGGCGACTCGCCCCCGGTTGA
- a CDS encoding TIGR03862 family flavoprotein, whose amino-acid sequence MTSSPKRAAVVGGGPAGLMAAEVLAQRGVAVDLFDAMPSVGRKFLLAGRGGLNLTHSEPPEPFLARYSDRSDTLRDAITAFGSAEVRQWAADLGIETFVGTSGRVFPTDLKAAPLLRAWLHRLRAAGVRFHTRHRWQGWDPTTGELVFDAPTGRITHATRATVLALGGANWPRLGSDGAWVPLLAERGVAIAPLQPSNCGFDVAATRPGTTAWSDHLRSRFAGQPVKPVAARLEGQAPEASQQGEFVLTDTGIEGSLVYAFSAPLRDAIARDGRATWWIDLLPQHGAAQVLAETRRPRGTRTLSTHLKSRLGIAGLKMALLHELLTPEQLHDPEQLAPLLKALPLTLVRPRPVDEAISTAGGVPFDALDGNGMLRALPGVFCAGEMLDWEAPTGGYLLTACMATGRTAGEGVARWLDEHVRASA is encoded by the coding sequence GTGACTTCTTCTCCCAAGCGCGCCGCCGTGGTCGGCGGCGGCCCCGCCGGGCTGATGGCGGCCGAGGTGCTGGCGCAGCGCGGCGTCGCGGTCGACCTGTTCGACGCGATGCCCTCCGTGGGCCGCAAGTTCCTGCTGGCCGGCCGCGGCGGCCTCAACCTCACCCATTCGGAGCCACCCGAGCCTTTCCTCGCGCGTTACAGCGATCGCAGCGACACGCTGCGGGACGCGATCACTGCTTTCGGCAGCGCCGAAGTGCGGCAATGGGCCGCCGACCTGGGGATCGAGACCTTCGTCGGCACCTCGGGCCGCGTGTTCCCCACCGACCTGAAAGCCGCGCCGCTGCTGCGCGCCTGGCTGCACCGCCTGCGCGCGGCCGGCGTCCGCTTCCACACGCGCCATCGCTGGCAAGGCTGGGACCCGACGACGGGTGAACTCGTCTTCGACGCGCCCACGGGACGCATCACCCACGCCACCCGCGCGACCGTGCTCGCGCTTGGCGGCGCCAACTGGCCACGCCTGGGCTCGGACGGCGCCTGGGTGCCGCTGCTCGCCGAACGCGGCGTGGCCATCGCGCCGCTGCAGCCATCCAACTGCGGCTTCGACGTCGCAGCCACGCGTCCCGGCACGACGGCTTGGAGCGACCACCTGCGCTCGCGCTTCGCCGGCCAGCCGGTCAAGCCGGTGGCCGCGCGCCTCGAGGGCCAAGCACCCGAAGCCAGCCAGCAGGGCGAATTCGTGCTGACCGACACCGGCATCGAAGGCAGCCTGGTCTATGCGTTCTCGGCGCCGCTGCGGGATGCGATCGCGCGCGACGGCCGCGCGACCTGGTGGATCGACCTGCTGCCGCAACACGGCGCGGCGCAGGTGCTGGCCGAGACGCGCCGGCCACGCGGCACGCGCACCCTGTCGACGCACCTCAAGAGCCGCCTGGGCATCGCGGGGCTCAAGATGGCCTTGCTGCACGAGCTGCTCACGCCGGAACAACTGCACGACCCGGAGCAGCTCGCGCCTTTGCTCAAGGCGCTGCCGTTGACGCTGGTGCGTCCCCGGCCCGTCGACGAGGCGATCAGCACCGCCGGCGGCGTGCCCTTCGACGCGCTCGATGGCAACGGCATGCTGCGCGCCCTGCCCGGCGTGTTCTGCGCCGGCGAGATGCTCGATTGGGAAGCGCCCACCGGCGGCTACCTGCTCACCGCCTGCATGGCGACCGGCCGCACGGCCGGCGAGGGCGTGGCGCGGTGGCTCGATGAGCACGTCCGGGCAAGTGCCTAG
- a CDS encoding methyl-accepting chemotaxis protein, producing the protein MKFPGVPSTPRQFWGSGLLLAAVAGLAAIPFVVPEAGSWAGAFGAGAACGAVIAWSLRPRRERAVAALTAAAQRLAAGDVGVPVRVPDAHELTELARALEQLREGLFRVIGRVRVGTSSIASAAGGLSTDNTALAERTDGQAGSLEETASAMEQLAATVRQNADNAHEARAIVTQARDSAARGSRVVAEVVDSMGVIQERSRRVAEIIAVIDGIAFQTNILALNAAVEAARAGEEGRGFAVVAGEVRSLAKRVADAAREVRGLIADAGQQVQAGGERAGHARVAMDEIVGDVTRAAALVNDIAAASSEQSAGIEEINRAVLQIDGTTQQNAALVQELARSAAVLQQEAEQLTDAVGGFDLGEREFAHADEAVAMVRAGVAFARERGRDALVQEVNRLARGRFVDRDLYLSVYGLDGRVSAHGTNPRLWNIDWTTYRGSDGRLFIAEIVAGAQSRGHGWIDYQWKHPVSKRMLVKTAYFERCGDVVVACGVFKQASQRRPALARQQT; encoded by the coding sequence ATGAAGTTCCCTGGTGTCCCCTCCACCCCGCGGCAGTTCTGGGGAAGCGGGTTGCTGCTGGCCGCAGTCGCCGGCCTTGCTGCCATTCCCTTCGTCGTTCCCGAGGCCGGCTCCTGGGCCGGAGCCTTCGGTGCCGGCGCCGCTTGCGGTGCGGTCATCGCGTGGTCGCTGCGCCCGCGTCGCGAGAGAGCGGTTGCCGCATTGACCGCTGCCGCGCAGCGGCTGGCGGCGGGCGACGTCGGCGTCCCGGTGCGGGTGCCGGACGCCCATGAGCTCACCGAACTGGCCCGGGCTCTGGAGCAACTGCGCGAAGGCCTGTTCCGCGTGATCGGCCGCGTGCGGGTCGGCACCTCATCGATCGCGTCCGCCGCGGGCGGCTTGAGTACCGACAACACGGCGCTCGCCGAGCGCACCGATGGCCAGGCGGGTTCGCTGGAAGAGACGGCGTCGGCCATGGAGCAGTTGGCCGCCACCGTGCGCCAGAACGCCGACAACGCCCACGAAGCCAGGGCCATCGTCACGCAGGCGCGCGACTCGGCCGCCCGCGGCAGCCGCGTGGTGGCCGAGGTGGTCGACAGCATGGGCGTGATCCAGGAGCGCTCGCGCCGCGTCGCCGAAATCATTGCGGTGATCGACGGCATCGCGTTCCAGACCAACATCCTGGCGCTCAACGCGGCGGTGGAGGCGGCGCGTGCCGGCGAGGAGGGCCGCGGCTTCGCGGTCGTCGCCGGCGAGGTGCGCTCGCTGGCCAAGCGCGTGGCCGACGCCGCGCGCGAAGTCCGCGGCCTGATCGCCGATGCGGGCCAGCAGGTGCAGGCCGGCGGCGAGCGCGCGGGCCACGCGCGGGTCGCGATGGACGAGATCGTGGGCGATGTCACCCGGGCGGCCGCGCTGGTGAACGACATCGCGGCGGCCAGCTCGGAGCAGAGCGCCGGCATCGAGGAGATCAACCGCGCGGTGCTGCAGATCGACGGCACGACGCAGCAGAACGCCGCGCTGGTGCAGGAGCTGGCGCGGTCGGCGGCCGTCCTGCAGCAGGAGGCGGAGCAACTCACGGATGCGGTCGGTGGCTTCGACCTGGGCGAGCGCGAATTCGCGCACGCCGACGAGGCCGTCGCCATGGTGCGCGCCGGCGTCGCATTCGCGCGCGAACGTGGCCGCGACGCGCTGGTGCAGGAGGTCAACCGGCTCGCGAGGGGGCGCTTCGTCGACCGCGACCTCTACCTCAGCGTGTACGGGCTCGACGGCCGCGTGTCCGCGCACGGCACCAACCCGCGCCTGTGGAACATCGACTGGACCACCTACCGCGGCAGCGATGGCCGGCTGTTCATCGCCGAGATTGTCGCCGGCGCGCAGTCCCGCGGTCACGGTTGGATCGACTACCAGTGGAAGCACCCGGTGTCCAAGCGGATGCTGGTCAAGACGGCGTACTTCGAACGCTGCGGCGACGTGGTGGTCGCCTGCGGCGTGTTCAAGCAGGCATCGCAGCGCCGTCCAGCACTCGCCCGTCAGCAGACGTAG
- a CDS encoding ABC1 kinase family protein yields the protein MTAKMEHLQRWKQIAGLMWKHGRAVRANDASGDDATRERAEQLADDLESMGPAYVKLGQVLSSRPDLLPAVYVKALARLQDDVKPFAFDEVRAIVEEELGARISKAFETFDPEPIAAASLGQVHSATLRDGTPVVVKVQRPGVVKQVAEEFDVLTQIAQFLDAHTDVGRRHRLRLMLEEFRVSIQEELDYEREAENLVAVGRSLREFEHLAVPQPIPDYCTKRVLTMERVHGTKITRLSGYTRLEVDGTTLLDELFHAYLKQVLVDGLFHADPHPGNVFITDDGRLALLDLGMVGRTTPGMQEQLLKILLAVSDGRSEQAAESLIQVSERTENADVADFRRRMGLLVARQQGRGLKDVSVGQTLLDISTVAADCGFFVPSELALLAKTLLQLDEIGRVLDPQFDPNAAVRRHAGKLLSTRMKREATEGSLLTAAMEFKNFAAGLPRRVNRIMDAVAEKELEIKVRTDAADMIEGMQKIANRVTTGLVLAALIVGAALLMRVETDFRLLGYPGLAMLFFIGAALGGVYLLVNIYLQDRAYRKTRG from the coding sequence ATGACAGCCAAGATGGAACACTTGCAGCGCTGGAAGCAGATCGCCGGCCTGATGTGGAAACACGGGCGAGCCGTTCGCGCGAACGATGCCTCCGGCGACGATGCCACGCGCGAACGCGCCGAACAACTGGCCGACGACCTCGAGTCGATGGGGCCGGCCTACGTCAAGCTGGGACAGGTGCTGTCCAGCCGCCCCGACCTGCTGCCCGCGGTCTACGTGAAAGCGCTGGCGCGCCTGCAGGACGACGTGAAGCCGTTCGCGTTCGACGAGGTCCGCGCCATCGTCGAGGAAGAGCTCGGCGCCCGCATCTCCAAGGCGTTCGAGACCTTCGACCCGGAGCCGATCGCGGCCGCGTCGCTGGGCCAGGTGCACTCGGCCACGCTGCGCGACGGCACGCCGGTCGTGGTGAAGGTGCAGCGCCCCGGCGTGGTCAAGCAGGTCGCCGAGGAGTTCGACGTGCTGACGCAGATCGCGCAGTTCCTCGACGCCCACACCGACGTCGGCCGGCGGCATCGCCTGCGGCTGATGCTGGAGGAGTTCCGCGTCTCGATCCAGGAGGAACTGGACTACGAGCGCGAGGCCGAGAACCTGGTGGCGGTCGGCCGCAGCCTGCGCGAGTTCGAGCACCTGGCGGTGCCGCAGCCCATCCCCGACTACTGCACGAAGCGCGTGCTGACGATGGAGCGCGTGCACGGCACCAAGATCACCAGGCTCTCGGGCTACACGCGGCTGGAGGTGGACGGCACTACGCTGCTCGACGAGCTGTTCCACGCCTACCTGAAGCAGGTGCTGGTGGACGGCCTGTTCCACGCCGACCCGCACCCGGGCAACGTGTTCATCACCGACGACGGCCGGCTCGCGTTGCTGGACCTGGGCATGGTGGGCCGCACGACGCCCGGCATGCAGGAGCAGTTGCTCAAGATCCTGCTGGCGGTGAGCGACGGGCGCAGCGAACAGGCGGCGGAATCGCTCATCCAGGTCAGCGAGCGCACCGAGAACGCGGACGTCGCCGACTTCCGCCGCCGCATGGGCCTGCTGGTCGCGCGCCAGCAGGGACGCGGGCTGAAGGACGTGAGCGTGGGGCAGACGCTGCTGGACATCAGCACCGTGGCCGCCGATTGCGGCTTCTTCGTGCCCAGCGAACTGGCGCTGCTGGCCAAGACGCTGCTGCAACTGGACGAAATCGGGCGCGTGCTCGATCCGCAGTTCGACCCCAACGCCGCGGTGCGCCGCCATGCGGGCAAGTTGCTGTCGACGCGCATGAAGCGCGAGGCGACCGAAGGCAGCCTCCTCACCGCCGCGATGGAGTTCAAGAACTTCGCCGCCGGCCTGCCGCGCCGCGTCAACCGCATCATGGATGCGGTGGCGGAGAAGGAGCTCGAGATCAAGGTGCGCACCGACGCGGCCGACATGATCGAGGGCATGCAGAAGATCGCCAACCGCGTCACCACCGGGCTGGTGCTCGCCGCGCTGATCGTCGGCGCCGCGCTGCTGATGCGGGTGGAGACCGACTTCCGCCTGCTCGGCTACCCGGGCCTGGCGATGCTGTTCTTCATCGGCGCGGCGCTGGGCGGCGTGTACCTGCTGGTGAACATCTACCTGCAGGACCGCGCATACCGAAAAACACGTGGCTGA